From the Bacillota bacterium genome, the window ACCTCGGCCGGGTTCAGGCCGGCCGCCGGCTCATCGAGCAGCAGCAGCCTGGGCTCTCCGGCCAGGGCCCGGGCCAGTTCCACCCGACGCTGCAGGCCGTAGGGAAGGCTGCCGGCGAATTCCCCGCCGTGCTTGGCCAGACCCACCCGATCCAGCCAGTGAAGGGCCTTCTCCTCGACTTCCTTCTCCTTCGCGGCGACCCCCTTCAACCCGATCATCGCCTGCAGCATCCCGTACTTGGCCTGCCAGCTGAAGGCGATCTTGACGTTATCGAGGACGCTCATATCGGCGAAGAGCCTGATGTTCTGGAAGGTCCGGGTCATCCCCCGGCGGCCGATCTCGTAGGATCTCTTCCCGGCGATGTTCTGGCCCTGAAAGATGATCTCTCCACTGTTGCAGGGGTAGACGCCGGACAGGAGGTTGAGGATGGTGGTCTTCCCCGCCCCGTTCGGGCCGATTATCCCGACCAGGCGGTTACGGTCCACGACGGCGTTGAAGTCGTCGACGGCATGGACGCCGCCGAACCGCTTACCGAGGCCCTTCACCTCGAGTAAGGACGTTTGCCGCTTCTCAGGCATTGGCCTGAGCGCCTCCCTTCGCCGCCTCGGGCTTGCCCCGCCCG encodes:
- a CDS encoding ABC transporter ATP-binding protein is translated as MPEKRQTSLLEVKGLGKRFGGVHAVDDFNAVVDRNRLVGIIGPNGAGKTTILNLLSGVYPCNSGEIIFQGQNIAGKRSYEIGRRGMTRTFQNIRLFADMSVLDNVKIAFSWQAKYGMLQAMIGLKGVAAKEKEVEEKALHWLDRVGLAKHGGEFAGSLPYGLQRRVELARALAGEPRLLLLDEPAAGLNPAEVRAFVELIQELFGELDLSIILIEHRMEVVMRLCHWIYVQDFGRTIGQGTPEQIRKDPVVIKAYLGEEFE